Genomic DNA from Enterococcus saccharolyticus subsp. saccharolyticus:
ACTGACCCTTCATATCCTGCATTTTCAGCGATTTGACGTACTGGTTCTTCTAGTGCACGTAAAACGATACGGATACCAGTTGCCACATCACCATCAGCTTCAATAGCAGCTACTTTATTGATTACATTCACTAAAGCAGTACCACCACCAGAAACCATGCCTTCTTCTACAGCGGCACGAGTGGCATTCAAGGCATCTTCAATACGTAATTTCATTTCTTTTAATTCTGTTTCAGTTGGTGCACCGACTTTAATTACGGCAACCCCACCAGCTAATTTCGCTAAGCGTTCTTGTAATTTTTCACGGTCAAAATCAGAAGTTGTTTCAGCAATTTGATTTTTAATCACTTGTACACGTGCTGCAATCGCTTCTTTTGTACCTGCACCTTCAACGATTGTTGTGTTGTCTTTATCAACAACCACTTTGCTTGCTTGACCTAATGTCTCAATCGTTGCATCTTTCAATTCTAAACCTAAATCTTCGGTGATAACAGTACCACCAGTTAAGATAGCAATATCTTCTAACATTGCTTTACGACGATCACCAAATCCTGGTGCTTTCACTGCTACTACGTTAAATGTTCCACGAATTTTGTTCAAGACTAATGTTGGTAATGCTTCTCCATCAACATCATCCGCAATAATTAACAATGGTTTTGATTGTTGTAAAATTTGTTCCAATAAAGGTAAGATATCTTGAATGTTTGAGATTTTTTTATCTGTGATTAAGATGTATGGATTTTCTAATTCTGCTTCCATTTTATCGTTGTTTGTTACCATATATTGTGATAAGTAACCACGATCAAATTGCATACCTTCAACCACATCTAATTCTGTTTCAATTCCCTTTGATTCTTCAATTGTGATTACGCCATCGTTCCCAACTTTTTCCATAGCGTCAGCGATGTAATCACCTACTTGTTCGCTACCTGAAGAAACAGCGGCTACTTGAGCAATTGCTTCTTTCGAGTCTACGATTGAAGAAATATTGTGTAATTCTTCGACTGCAGCTTTAGTTGCTAATTCAATCCCGCGACGAATGCCTAATGGATTGGCACCAGCTGTTACGTTTTTCAAGCCTTCACGAACGATTGCTTGCGTTAAAACAGTTGCTGTTGTTGTACCATCACCAGCAATATCGTTCGTTTTAGAAGCAACTTCAGAAACTAATTTTGCCCCCATATTTTCAAAATGGTCTTCTAATTCGATTTCTTTTGCAATCGTTACCCCATCGTTTGTGATTAATGGTGAACCATAAGATTTTTCTAAAACAACGTTACGACCTTTAGGGCCTAATGTTACTTTTACTGTATCTGCTAATTTATCTACACCACGAAGCATTGCTGCGCGAGCATCTTCTGCGAATTTAATGTCTTTTGCCATGATTCATTTCACCTCAAAAAATTTTTTTATATTTTTTGTCTCTTTGTTGCTTATTCTACAATTGCGACGATATCTTTTGCTGAAAAAATCAGATATTCTTTACCGTCGTATTTTACTTCTGAACCAGCATATTTTTCAAATAATACAGTGTCACCAACTTGGACTGGTACAGCTGCTAGTTCACCATTATCTAAGACGCGACCTTCACCGACAGCGATAACCGTTCCTGTTTGCGGTCTCTCTTTGGCTGCAGATGCTAAAACAAGTCCTCCGACAGTTTTTTCTTCTTCTTTTGCGACTTCGATCAATACACGATCACCTAATGGTTTTAACACGATAAATCCCTCCAATTAATTTCTGATAGTTTTGATTTATTAACGTTAGCACTCTCTCTTGTAGAGTGCTAACTTACAAAACTAATATTACTTATTTTCATTCTAAAATGCAAGTCTTTTGAATCATTTTTTTGATAAAAGTCAAAATTGGTAAAACAATTCATTTTTAGTTTGCTATAATAGAAGACATATGAGAGGAGGATTTTATGTCTATCAAAAAATATAGTCTCTTAACCATTTTCTGTTATGCCGCTGCTTTCTTAACACCTGCTTTTTTACCTATATCTATCCAAGTGTTAGCAACCACCATTTTATATCTTTTAGGTGCGATCATCTTAATCGGCTTATATGTGAAGCAAACAGAATACTTATCGTTTGAAAAAAGAGACGTCAATTGGCTGAAAATTATCGGCTTTGGTTTTGGTGGTATCTTCGCTGCTATTTTCTTACAAAATATTGTCTTGCAAGCGGAACAATTATTTGGCCAAGAGCTTACTTCTGAAAATACGCAAAATATTATTAAAGTAGTTTTACAACAACCACTATTTGCGATTGCTGTCATGATAGGTGGTCCTATCATGGAAGAGTTCGTTTTCCGTCGTGCGATTACTGGTTTTTTAGAAAAATATATCAATGTGTGGTTCGCAATTAGTATCAGTGCCTTTTTATTTGCGCTTATTCACCAAGACGGTCATTTATTGTTGTATTTTTCTTTGGGCTTTTTCTTTAGTTTCCTTTATTATCACACTGGAAAAATTTGGACTTCTGTCCTCGCTCATGTTGGTATGAATACGCTTGTTGTAGTTGTCAATGTGATTGTCCATTCAATGGGCATTTCCATTTAAAAAACCGTCTAGCAATTACGCTAGACGGTTTTTTCTTATAATTCTTCGCCATTGGTTGCGATCACTTGTTGATACCAATCAAATGACTTTTTCTTGCTACGTGCCAACGTTCCTTTGCCTTTATTGTCTTTATCAACATAGATAAAGCCGTAGCGTTTTTTCATTTCGCCTGTTCCAGCAGAAACCAAATCGATAAAGCCCCATGGCGTATAACCCATTAAATCAATGCCATCATATTCAACGGCTTCTTTCATTGCTTCAATGTGCGCTTTTAAATAATCAATACGATAATCATCTTCGACACGATTGGTTTCAGGATCAATTTCATCAATCGCTCCAAAGCCATTTTCGACAATAAATAATGGACGCTCATAACGATCATTAAACCAGTTCATTGCATAACGCAAGCCCATTGGGTCAATTTGCCACCCCCAATCAGACGCATCAACATTTGGATTACGCACTAGGTCATGTGCTTCATCATAATCAAAGGCTGGTGCTTTGCCATTGTCTTTAATTGCAAATGACATGTAATAACTAAAACCAATATAGTCAACGGTTCCTTTTTTCAGCACATCAAAATCTTCTTCTGTACGATCTAATTGATAGCCTTTACGTTCAAAGTACGCATCGATATAACTTGGATATTCTCCATTACAATGAACATCTGTAAACCAATAACGACGTTGCATGGCAACTGTTGCTGCCATCATATCTTTTGGCGCACAAGAATATGGATAAATTGGAACCATCGCAATCATACAACCAATTTGAAAATCAGGATTAATTGCATGTCCAATTGCAACAGCTTTTGCACTAGCAACAAGCTCATAATGCGCTGCTTGGTACATAATCTGTTCACGGTCTTCTCCTTCAACGTATTTCAAACCAGAATTGGTAAATGGTGCAAAATCTTCTACGTAATTTGCTTGGTTATTAATTTCATTAAATGTCATCCAGTATTTCACTTTGTCTTTGTAACGAGTAAAACAAACTTCTGCAAAACGAGCAAAGAAATCAACCACTTTACGATTACGGAAACCACCGTACTCCGTAACTAAATGATACGGCATTTCAAAATGAGATAAGGTAATCACGGGTTCAATACCGTGCTTTAGACACTCATCAAATAAATCATCATAAAATTGTAATCCAGCTTCGTTTGGTTCTGTTTCATCTCCTTTTGGAAAAATACGTGTCCAAGCAATCGATGTACGGAAGCATTTTAAGCCTAGTTCCGCAAACAATTTTACATCTTCTTTATAATGATGATAAAACTGAATCGCTTCATGATTTGGATAGTTTTCTCCTTCGATAACTCCATCTGTAATACGACGAGGAACACCATGGGCACCTACTGTCATAACATCAGCGACACTGACTCCTTTTCCGCCTTCTTGCCAACCGCCTTCTAATTGATGTGCAGCAACTGCGCCGCCCCATAAGAAATCTTTTCTTAACATATTTACACGTCCTTTTCTTTTTTTAAATTGCTTCCCCTTGTTCTTGTGCTACATTAATTTGATCCATTTTTCTGACAAATGGGAAATAGATAAAGAAACCAATTGTTAAAACAATTAATTGTAATAATGCTGCTTGCCATCCACTAATTAAAAAACCAGAAATAACAGGTGGTGTTGTCCATGGCACTTGAATGGCAGTAAATAGTGGTACTAATCCAGTGTACAAAGCAAAGTAAGTAATCATACTAGAAACAACTAGTGTTAAAATAAATGGAATGACCATAATCGGATTCATAACAATCGGTGTAGCAAACACAATAGGTTCGTTAATACCAAAAAAGGCTGGTGCTAACGATAACCGTCCCAATTGTCGGTATTGCGCAGAACGTGCCAATACTGCCATAAACATCACTAAACCAATCGTCATGCCTGCACCTGTAACATTAATGAATTGATCATAAAATTGCTGTGTGACAATGTGTCCACCATTGGCTAAAGTTAATTCTTTGCCTGAATTTAAAATATCGGAATTTGCCAAAGAATTGGCTTGTAAAATTGGGCCCATAATCCCACCAACAATTGTCGAACCATGCTCACCAAAAAACCAAAGAAACGGAGTTGAAAAACCAAGTAATAATGCGCCGCCCAGAGAGTCTGTTACACCTTGCATTGGACTTTGAATCACATCATAAATCCATTCAACAACGGTCGTTTTCATCACAATATCAAAAATAGCATAAACAATCATCGCTACTGTAATTAACACCGATGCTGGAATAAGTGCTGTAAAGGAATTTGCAACATTGGCAGGTACTTGTTCGGGTAATTTAATCCGAATATCTCGTTTTAAGAACCATGAATATCCCCAACCAACGAATAATCCTACTAAAATGGCACTACTCATTCCTTGTCCACTAGTCCAACTTTTATCAATGACATTGCCGATTGTAATTCCTGATTCCGCATCCGTTACTGTGGAACGCATCGTTAACAAATAGACAACTAACCCAATCATCCCAGCAGGTAAGCCTTCAAAACCTTCATTTTTCACATACGAATACGCGATACCCATAACCGCAAAGATTGACATAATTGCAAATGATGCACCGTATGCTTGGTCAAAATAAACACCTAGTCCCGAATCTTTTACCCAATCAGCAACAGTCTGAACGGGAAAACTGGAAAGCAATAAGAAAATCGAACCCACAATCGTAAATGGCATTGTGTATAACATTCCGTTCCTTAACGCTGTAATCGCTTTCGTATTCACGAATTTTAAAATCGGTGGCAATACTTTTTCATTCATAAAATCATTCATAGCAGTCTCTCTTATTCCTTATTTTCGTAGATATAACGATATAAATCAATAATTTCTTTTGCTAAATCTTTAAAAGCAATTGCTGTCATCAGATGATCTTGAGAATGAACAGTTAATAATGTCACGGTCATCTGATTTCCTTGTGCTTCTTGAGTCAACAAGCCTGTTTGAGCATGATGAGCTTCCACCAACGACGCTTCAGCATCTATCATTTTTTGATTGGCTAATGCCAAATTTCCTGACTTTGCAGCTGCGATAGCTTCCATCGCATCACTCTTAGCATTCCCGCCATACATGATCAATCCCATGATTGCTTCTAAATTTTTTTCTTCCATTTTTTCTCCCCTCTGCTTAGGTATCCGTTTACATTACTAAATATAAACAAAAAGTTTTCTTAAAAAAAGAGTTGGAAACAAGATAGAAACAGGTTCCAAGAAAAAAAACAGATTCTACACATGAGCAGAATCTGTTTGATTTGTCAGATAAATTTTATGACTGGCTTGTTGCGCTAAGACTTCTAGCAATGTAATCACCGGTACTTGCGTGGTAATATTTAGACTTTCACTTCTTCCGTAAATGATTTCCGGCATATAATAGGACAAATTATAATCAGAAAAACGCGCAATCGTTGAATGTTCATCATTGGTAATACTCAAAATCGCGGCACCATATCGTTTGAATTCTTTCACTTTGTCCAGAACTTCTGGCGTTTCTCCGGACACAGATAACACAATAACCAACGTCTGCTCTTGCAAGCGTGGTGAAACAGGCGCAAATGCATCGGTTAGACTATAACAATTTAATCCAAAATTCATGAAATAACGACTGCCATAAGTGCCTAAAATACCACTCGTTCCAATTCCTGTAAAAATAATATGGTTAGCTTTGATAATCATATCAATAGCGACATCCAATGTTTTTCGATAACTTTCTTGATTGACTTGTTTTAAAAAATTATCAATTTGAGAAGTTTCATGGTAAAAATGATCGAGATGAAACGGTGTATCTGCTGCGATTTTTTGCTTAATCGCATATTTTAATTCTGAAAAACCTGCTAAATTTAATTTATGACACATTCGAAAAATTGTTGACGTTGAGACATGACATGCCGCAGACAATTCTCGAATTGGCATCGTGAGCACAGATTCCATATGTTTTAAAACATAGTCATACACAAGCATTTCTAAATCATTTAATGTTTTTACTTTCTCATTATCAAACATTTTTGTATCCTTTCTGAACAAAAAAGAAGAGCAGTGTGCCCTTCTTTTAAATGACAAATAATTCGGTTGCTTTATCTGGATCTGTATCGTACACATGAACCGTTTCACGAACCCCTAAATCGTGTTCATACAAGACATTTTCCATCGTCATATGGGCTAATTCTTTTAAATTATTCTCACGACTAAGATGTCCTAAGTAAATTCGTTTCGTATTATCCGTTAAAATATCGGTCATGACCAAGGCGCCATCTTCGTTTGATAAATGACCTCGATCACCTAAAATACGCTGTTTTAAATTCCATGGATAGGCACCCATACGCAACATTTCTAAATCATGATTGCTTTCCATTAAATACGCATCTGCACCACGAATCGTTCCACGCAAATAATCGCTACAATATCCTGTATCCGTCAAGATAACAAACGACTTGCCATCTTTATAAAAACGGTAAAATTGTGGGGCAGCGGCATCATGCGAGACACCGAAACTTTCGATATCCATATCACCAAAGGTTAAAATTTTACCCATTTCAAAAATGTGTTGCTGTTCTACAGCGACATTACCGATTAACGGTGACATTGCTTGCCACGTTTTCTCATTGGCATACACATCTAATTTGTACTTCCTCGCAAGAACGCCCACACCGTGAATATGATCGCGATGTTCGTGCGTAACTAAAATAGCATCTAGCTCTTCTGGTTTCCGCCCGACTTCACCTAACAATGAAGTAATTTTTTTTCCGCTTAGACCAGCATCTACCAAGATTTTTTTCTTCTCGGTTTCAATAAACAACGAGTTTCCTGAACTTCCACTTGCTAAGATGCTAATTTGAAATGCGTTTTGTTTCTCCATTGCGTGTGACTTCCTCTCTAAGTTTAAACATTGAATCCATTATACCTATCTTTTTACGTATTTTCCACTGTGCGCACGGTTGTATTTGTAATAATTCGATTCGTTAAAGCGTTCACTCGTTCAATTTGAACCGTTTCATCAGGTGTTTCAATCGCAACAAACCAAGCCGGCACATAGACATTTTTCCCACGTACTTTTAAAGTTAAGGTGTACGCGAGTTGTTGCCATTTTAATGTGGCATTGCTAGGAATTTTATTATTGATGTATAACGTATTCACCGCATCTTCTTCCGAATATAAGGTCATCGCTTCACGCAATGGTGTTAAATGATCGACATGCGTTTGGGTATAACTCACTACTGTCAATAAATCGTCTTCTTTACGAACCGTAATTCCTAAACGACTGGATGTATCATTAATAGGAATACCTTCATAGGTTTGGGCCGCAAATAATTCTATATAATCACCGTCTAAACGATCCCATTCTGGAATATACGTATATTCTTTTTGAAACATCAAATTATTGGTTCGTTCAAAGTAATTTTGTAACATATCAGTCATACGACCATTATTCCGTAAATAAGCCCCATCATTGACCACATGATTTAAAACAGCACCGTCCATTGTTGTTTGACCATTTACCAACTCCGAATCGGTTCCATTTGCCCGTTCTTTTTCCATTTGTTCATCCATATTGGTGGGTTCGGCACTTAAATAGTAGCCAAGTATTTTTTCTTTGGAAAACTTTCCTTCCGACTTAATATTTTCAGATGCTAAACGTTGTTCAATCGGAATTTTTTGATTGGAACGAGACACAATGTTCTGCTCCGAGCGCGCTTCTCGATAAATACTGATGAGAAAGATATTTACCCCAAGAAAAGCTAAGAAAAAAATCCATTCGATTCGTTTAAAATCCATTTTTCTCCCCGCTTTCTGCTAAATGCGTTAACAACTGTGCATAACTATACCATGTATTATCGTATTGAATGTACCAATTTGGTTCCAAATCGACGACACCTGTATCTTGGATATTTTTCCAACCATAACCGATTAAAATCATTTCTAGTTTGTCATATTGCGCGCCATGTGCATATAAATTTTGTACAACATCATAACTCGCAGGTAAGGTCACTTCTCGATCTGACGGAATAGGTACTTGAATGGTATTTAAATTCGCTTTAATTTCAATATTTTTTTGATTAACTTGCCCATTTTCGCTAAAACGAACCGTCATTTTCCCTTCCGCTTTATCACTAAATACAGGAAAGCCTTCGACAAAAATACGGTAATCAGAGGTATTTTTCGTTTGGTCGAATAATCGCAACGAACCATAATTGGTCCCTAAGCCTCGAATATAGTCATAACTTTTTGCATAGCTGTCAAATTGACTATCGGTACGAATGACACTCCGAAAATCAATTTGTTGCTGTTCTTGCTGAATAGTCATTGACTCGGTGCCATCATAAAAATTTAGATTTGCGGTGCCATCATTGCTGCGAACGTTTTTGGGATTACTGAAAAAAGAATCCCGAAAAACCGTATACGGACGTGTCGAAGAAATGTAACTATACATCTTTAAAGTGATTGGTTCATTTGTATAGTATTGATACAAACTATATTGCGGATCACGAAAAACATCGATCCACACTGCAGCATTATTTTTAATGGTATGCTTAAATTCATTCATACCAGTGACCACATTTGCTTCTAAAACAGTCAATTTATTACGATTTAAAAAACGAATTTTTTCTTTATTAAAATCAATTTGAATCCGTAAAAAACCTGTTTCTGCTTTCATTTCATCTGGCATTGGAATCGTTACATGAAAGGTATCCAAATACGATTGAATCGGAAAAGCGGCTGCATAAACCAATTCGACGCCTTCATCTAGTTGCGTTTGGGCGATAAAATCATCTACAGAGTCGTAAGTTTTACTATACGCTGTTTCAAACTGGGCATCAGCAATATTGGTTTGGAATTTTTTAATCAGACTTTCGGTATTCGTTTCAGCAATCGTTTCTTTTTCAATTCGCGTCAAACGCAAAGGTAAAAAAATCTCCGAAGCTTCTTTGACGTTCAATTCAGCTTGTGACTCACTCTCGACTTCATTGACTAAGGTGGTCTTTGTTGCTGGGCTCCACCAGATAAGGTACGACAGGTAAAAACTCAACGCAATCATCATACATAAGGCAAATCGGACCATTCTTTCTGTGATTTTCATTCCCACCAATCCTCCTCATAAGGTTCATATGGTAAGCTAATGAAGAACGTTGAGCCAACGTTTTCACGACTTTCTGCCCAGATTGTACCACCATGCGCTTTCAAGACTTCACGAGAAATGGCTAAACCAAGCCCTGTTCCACCTTGTTTGCGCGCACGAGCTTTATCGACACGATAGAAACGATCAAAAATTTTCGTTAAATCTTTTTTCGGAATACCTAATCCTTGGTCGGTCACACTTAAAATAATATTGTTGTGTGTTTCAACCAAACGAACAGTAATCACACCGCCATCGGGTGAATACTTAATGGCATTATTCATGATATTATCAATAACTTGAATCATTCGGTCAGTATCAACTTCTAACCATAACTCACGTTTTGTAAATTCACGGCGAATTACGTAACT
This window encodes:
- the groL gene encoding chaperonin GroEL (60 kDa chaperone family; promotes refolding of misfolded polypeptides especially under stressful conditions; forms two stacked rings of heptamers to form a barrel-shaped 14mer; ends can be capped by GroES; misfolded proteins enter the barrel where they are refolded when GroES binds) — its product is MAKDIKFAEDARAAMLRGVDKLADTVKVTLGPKGRNVVLEKSYGSPLITNDGVTIAKEIELEDHFENMGAKLVSEVASKTNDIAGDGTTTATVLTQAIVREGLKNVTAGANPLGIRRGIELATKAAVEELHNISSIVDSKEAIAQVAAVSSGSEQVGDYIADAMEKVGNDGVITIEESKGIETELDVVEGMQFDRGYLSQYMVTNNDKMEAELENPYILITDKKISNIQDILPLLEQILQQSKPLLIIADDVDGEALPTLVLNKIRGTFNVVAVKAPGFGDRRKAMLEDIAILTGGTVITEDLGLELKDATIETLGQASKVVVDKDNTTIVEGAGTKEAIAARVQVIKNQIAETTSDFDREKLQERLAKLAGGVAVIKVGAPTETELKEMKLRIEDALNATRAAVEEGMVSGGGTALVNVINKVAAIEADGDVATGIRIVLRALEEPVRQIAENAGYEGSVIIDRLKNAELGIGFNAATGEWVNMLEAGIVDPTKVTRSALQNAASVAALLLTTEAVVADKPEPAAPAAPAMDPSMMGGMM
- a CDS encoding PTS lactose/cellobiose transporter subunit IIA, which produces MEEKNLEAIMGLIMYGGNAKSDAMEAIAAAKSGNLALANQKMIDAEASLVEAHHAQTGLLTQEAQGNQMTVTLLTVHSQDHLMTAIAFKDLAKEIIDLYRYIYENKE
- a CDS encoding two-component system regulatory protein YycI, which translates into the protein MDFKRIEWIFFLAFLGVNIFLISIYREARSEQNIVSRSNQKIPIEQRLASENIKSEGKFSKEKILGYYLSAEPTNMDEQMEKERANGTDSELVNGQTTMDGAVLNHVVNDGAYLRNNGRMTDMLQNYFERTNNLMFQKEYTYIPEWDRLDGDYIELFAAQTYEGIPINDTSSRLGITVRKEDDLLTVVSYTQTHVDHLTPLREAMTLYSEEDAVNTLYINNKIPSNATLKWQQLAYTLTLKVRGKNVYVPAWFVAIETPDETVQIERVNALTNRIITNTTVRTVENT
- a CDS encoding 6-phospho-beta-glucosidase; the protein is MLRKDFLWGGAVAAHQLEGGWQEGGKGVSVADVMTVGAHGVPRRITDGVIEGENYPNHEAIQFYHHYKEDVKLFAELGLKCFRTSIAWTRIFPKGDETEPNEAGLQFYDDLFDECLKHGIEPVITLSHFEMPYHLVTEYGGFRNRKVVDFFARFAEVCFTRYKDKVKYWMTFNEINNQANYVEDFAPFTNSGLKYVEGEDREQIMYQAAHYELVASAKAVAIGHAINPDFQIGCMIAMVPIYPYSCAPKDMMAATVAMQRRYWFTDVHCNGEYPSYIDAYFERKGYQLDRTEEDFDVLKKGTVDYIGFSYYMSFAIKDNGKAPAFDYDEAHDLVRNPNVDASDWGWQIDPMGLRYAMNWFNDRYERPLFIVENGFGAIDEIDPETNRVEDDYRIDYLKAHIEAMKEAVEYDGIDLMGYTPWGFIDLVSAGTGEMKKRYGFIYVDKDNKGKGTLARSKKKSFDWYQQVIATNGEEL
- a CDS encoding PTS sugar transporter subunit IIC; the encoded protein is MNDFMNEKVLPPILKFVNTKAITALRNGMLYTMPFTIVGSIFLLLSSFPVQTVADWVKDSGLGVYFDQAYGASFAIMSIFAVMGIAYSYVKNEGFEGLPAGMIGLVVYLLTMRSTVTDAESGITIGNVIDKSWTSGQGMSSAILVGLFVGWGYSWFLKRDIRIKLPEQVPANVANSFTALIPASVLITVAMIVYAIFDIVMKTTVVEWIYDVIQSPMQGVTDSLGGALLLGFSTPFLWFFGEHGSTIVGGIMGPILQANSLANSDILNSGKELTLANGGHIVTQQFYDQFINVTGAGMTIGLVMFMAVLARSAQYRQLGRLSLAPAFFGINEPIVFATPIVMNPIMVIPFILTLVVSSMITYFALYTGLVPLFTAIQVPWTTPPVISGFLISGWQAALLQLIVLTIGFFIYFPFVRKMDQINVAQEQGEAI
- a CDS encoding MurR/RpiR family transcriptional regulator, with the protein product MFDNEKVKTLNDLEMLVYDYVLKHMESVLTMPIRELSAACHVSTSTIFRMCHKLNLAGFSELKYAIKQKIAADTPFHLDHFYHETSQIDNFLKQVNQESYRKTLDVAIDMIIKANHIIFTGIGTSGILGTYGSRYFMNFGLNCYSLTDAFAPVSPRLQEQTLVIVLSVSGETPEVLDKVKEFKRYGAAILSITNDEHSTIARFSDYNLSYYMPEIIYGRSESLNITTQVPVITLLEVLAQQASHKIYLTNQTDSAHV
- the groES gene encoding co-chaperone GroES, which produces MLKPLGDRVLIEVAKEEEKTVGGLVLASAAKERPQTGTVIAVGEGRVLDNGELAAVPVQVGDTVLFEKYAGSEVKYDGKEYLIFSAKDIVAIVE
- a CDS encoding YycH family regulatory protein, coding for MKITERMVRFALCMMIALSFYLSYLIWWSPATKTTLVNEVESESQAELNVKEASEIFLPLRLTRIEKETIAETNTESLIKKFQTNIADAQFETAYSKTYDSVDDFIAQTQLDEGVELVYAAAFPIQSYLDTFHVTIPMPDEMKAETGFLRIQIDFNKEKIRFLNRNKLTVLEANVVTGMNEFKHTIKNNAAVWIDVFRDPQYSLYQYYTNEPITLKMYSYISSTRPYTVFRDSFFSNPKNVRSNDGTANLNFYDGTESMTIQQEQQQIDFRSVIRTDSQFDSYAKSYDYIRGLGTNYGSLRLFDQTKNTSDYRIFVEGFPVFSDKAEGKMTVRFSENGQVNQKNIEIKANLNTIQVPIPSDREVTLPASYDVVQNLYAHGAQYDKLEMILIGYGWKNIQDTGVVDLEPNWYIQYDNTWYSYAQLLTHLAESGEKNGF
- a CDS encoding CPBP family intramembrane glutamic endopeptidase, with protein sequence MSIKKYSLLTIFCYAAAFLTPAFLPISIQVLATTILYLLGAIILIGLYVKQTEYLSFEKRDVNWLKIIGFGFGGIFAAIFLQNIVLQAEQLFGQELTSENTQNIIKVVLQQPLFAIAVMIGGPIMEEFVFRRAITGFLEKYINVWFAISISAFLFALIHQDGHLLLYFSLGFFFSFLYYHTGKIWTSVLAHVGMNTLVVVVNVIVHSMGISI
- a CDS encoding MBL fold metallo-hydrolase; this translates as MEKQNAFQISILASGSSGNSLFIETEKKKILVDAGLSGKKITSLLGEVGRKPEELDAILVTHEHRDHIHGVGVLARKYKLDVYANEKTWQAMSPLIGNVAVEQQHIFEMGKILTFGDMDIESFGVSHDAAAPQFYRFYKDGKSFVILTDTGYCSDYLRGTIRGADAYLMESNHDLEMLRMGAYPWNLKQRILGDRGHLSNEDGALVMTDILTDNTKRIYLGHLSRENNLKELAHMTMENVLYEHDLGVRETVHVYDTDPDKATELFVI